A portion of the Candidatus Dadabacteria bacterium genome contains these proteins:
- the metK gene encoding methionine adenosyltransferase, with product MPDANSFIFTSESVTEGHPDKVADQISDAVLDAMLTDDPKSRVACETLVTTGLVVVSGEITTSSRVNITETVRETVERIGYTGSSMGFDARTCSVMVATDMQSPDIAAGVDTGGAGDQGLMFGYANTDTPELLPFPIMCAHRLSKRLSEARKSGKLPFLRPDGKSQVTVRYENRKPVEVDTVVVSSQHSPDADNKTIHEGITEEVIKPVIDASLFTDNTKVLINPTGRFVIGGPMGDVGLTGRKIIIDTYGGWARHGGGAFSGKDPSKVDRSAAYMARHIAKNVVASGVASECEVQLAYAIGVAEPVSVMVNTFGTSELPENEIASAVREIFDLTPSGIIKELDLLRPVYLPTAAYGHFGRESGNGLFTWEKTDKTGGLKKALGG from the coding sequence AAGGGCATCCGGACAAGGTCGCCGACCAGATATCGGACGCCGTTCTGGACGCCATGCTCACGGATGACCCCAAGAGCAGGGTTGCGTGCGAAACGCTTGTTACCACCGGGCTCGTGGTTGTGTCGGGCGAGATAACAACTTCAAGCCGCGTCAACATCACTGAAACGGTCAGGGAGACTGTGGAGCGAATAGGCTACACCGGCAGTTCAATGGGATTTGACGCCCGCACATGTTCGGTGATGGTGGCAACGGATATGCAGTCTCCCGACATTGCGGCGGGTGTTGACACCGGCGGCGCAGGGGATCAGGGGCTTATGTTCGGCTACGCAAATACCGACACGCCCGAACTGCTTCCTTTCCCGATAATGTGCGCCCACCGCCTCTCAAAGCGGCTTTCGGAGGCAAGAAAAAGCGGCAAACTGCCGTTTCTCCGTCCCGACGGCAAGTCTCAGGTTACGGTCAGATACGAAAACAGAAAACCGGTTGAGGTGGACACGGTTGTCGTGTCATCCCAGCACTCGCCCGATGCCGACAACAAGACAATACACGAGGGAATAACGGAGGAGGTTATCAAGCCCGTAATTGACGCCTCCCTTTTCACGGACAACACAAAAGTGCTGATCAACCCGACGGGCAGGTTTGTGATAGGCGGGCCTATGGGCGATGTGGGGCTTACCGGGCGCAAGATCATCATTGACACTTACGGCGGCTGGGCGCGCCACGGGGGCGGCGCATTTTCCGGCAAAGACCCCTCAAAGGTTGACCGCAGCGCCGCATATATGGCGCGGCACATAGCAAAAAATGTTGTCGCAAGCGGAGTCGCGTCCGAGTGCGAGGTTCAACTCGCCTATGCGATAGGCGTGGCAGAGCCGGTGTCCGTTATGGTGAACACGTTTGGAACTTCGGAGTTGCCGGAAAACGAAATAGCGTCCGCCGTAAGGGAGATTTTTGACCTTACGCCTTCGGGCATAATAAAGGAACTTGACCTGTTGAGGCCCGTTTACCTGCCGACCGCCGCTTACGGGCACTTTGGCCGCGAGAGCGGCAACGGGCTTTTTACATGGGAAAAAACCGACAAGACCGGGGGGCTGAAAAAGGCTCTCGGCGGATAG